A genomic stretch from Actinomycetota bacterium includes:
- a CDS encoding 5'-methylthioadenosine/S-adenosylhomocysteine nucleosidase: MIGLLCATPRELETVIPLLADTADSASPSGTRLVRGRAGGSEVLAFSAGIGKVSAAAGARFLIDRFTLHAMLVFGMAGALSPLLQVGDLVIADVLVPADVGVAHSGGYHTTGPGQCENGRLVFCPSFEVPPSMLRRVHMAAEDAGLPYRLGKVLTCDQIVLEPELRSHLGEAFGALAVEMEGAAVAQVAATEGLPFAAVRAISDELSHDFVGFERLLEYRGQARRNIWHNRFRLAVSGADTVARAREMSRGRDAALASLGVFLRSFLAEPG, translated from the coding sequence GTGATCGGCCTGTTGTGCGCGACCCCCCGGGAACTGGAGACGGTCATCCCCCTGCTGGCGGATACCGCCGACTCCGCCTCACCGTCCGGGACCAGGCTGGTCAGGGGAAGAGCGGGCGGGTCCGAGGTCCTGGCCTTCTCCGCCGGGATAGGAAAGGTCTCCGCGGCGGCAGGGGCCCGCTTCCTCATCGATCGTTTTACCCTGCATGCCATGCTGGTCTTCGGTATGGCCGGCGCCCTCTCCCCCCTGCTGCAGGTGGGCGACCTGGTCATCGCCGACGTGCTCGTGCCCGCCGACGTGGGGGTGGCACATTCCGGCGGCTATCATACCACGGGTCCGGGCCAGTGCGAAAACGGGCGTCTCGTCTTCTGCCCTTCCTTCGAGGTGCCGCCGTCCATGCTGCGGCGCGTCCATATGGCGGCGGAGGACGCCGGCCTGCCTTACCGGCTGGGCAAGGTGCTCACCTGCGACCAGATAGTCCTCGAGCCCGAGCTCCGCTCCCACCTCGGCGAGGCCTTCGGCGCGTTGGCGGTGGAGATGGAGGGGGCCGCCGTGGCGCAGGTGGCGGCCACCGAAGGCCTGCCCTTCGCCGCCGTGCGCGCCATCAGCGACGAGCTCTCCCACGATTTCGTCGGGTTCGAACGGCTCCTGGAATACCGTGGGCAGGCCCGCCGCAACATCTGGCACAATCGCTTCAGGCTCGCGGTGAGCGGCGCGGACACCGTGGCCAGGGCCAGGGAGATGTCTCGCGGCAGGGATGCCGCCCTGGCCAGTCTCGGCGTCTTTCTCCGCTCCTTTCTCGCCGAACCTGGCTGA
- the leuS gene encoding leucine--tRNA ligase: MEDKYDFKAIEEKWRRRWEEAGLYATREEPGKEKKYVLVMFPYPSGPAHIGHVANYNLGDVLARYLRRRGVNVLHPMGWDGFGLPAENAAIRSGVHPAEYTRNNIALLKEGLQRLGYAYDWDRELATNAPEYYRWTQWLFLRFYEKGLAYKAEARANWCPSCRTVLANEQVINGHCERCETLVVQKALNQWFFRITDYAERLLADMDELAGWPEGVLTMQRNWIGRSEGCEVVFRLGETGRELPIFTTRPDTLWGVTFFLLAPEHPLADELTAGTPYEKDLAAFRERLRGVSDIERTAMETVKDGVFTGAYAVNPVNGERVPIWAANFVLMEYGTGAVMAVPAHDQRDFEFARSYGLPIRVVIQPPGQELDPDTMTEAYEGPGTMVNSQQFDGTDSEVGKLEVIPDYLAEKGWGRRTVNYRLRDWLISRQRYWGVPIPIVYCDKCGMQPVPDADLPVLLPEDVQFIFEGPSPLERSQEFREAVCPACGGGAVRETDTMDTFVDSSWYYIRYASPREESRPFDPEAVSYWLPVDQYIGGIEHAIMHLLYSRFFTKVLFDLGLVGFDEPFTNLLCQGMVVMGGAKMSKSKGNIITPDQFFDLYGADTLRLFILFLGPPEADKEWSESGIDGAHRFLHRVWRLVDRYLGILTFKTQPVPRDSEVLRRLSYLTHATIRKVTGDIERFAFNTAIAAIMEFTNGLYKAIEEAPDAFNTYEGHEAIRSLILLLAPFAPFICEELWEEAGGEFSVHTQPWPEYDEELARAERVTLVVQINGKVRERLEVDADISREEMEYVAMSSERISALLQDKETVKVIVVPGKLVNIVAR, from the coding sequence ATGGAAGATAAATACGACTTCAAAGCCATCGAGGAGAAGTGGAGGCGACGCTGGGAGGAGGCGGGCCTTTACGCCACGCGTGAGGAACCGGGGAAGGAGAAGAAGTACGTCCTGGTCATGTTCCCCTATCCCTCCGGACCTGCCCATATCGGCCACGTGGCCAATTACAACCTTGGGGACGTGCTGGCGCGTTACCTGCGGCGCCGCGGTGTGAACGTGCTGCACCCCATGGGGTGGGACGGGTTCGGCCTGCCCGCCGAGAACGCCGCCATCCGCTCGGGGGTACACCCCGCCGAATATACACGCAACAACATCGCCCTGCTCAAAGAGGGACTGCAGCGCCTGGGCTACGCCTACGACTGGGACCGCGAGCTGGCGACCAACGCCCCCGAGTACTACCGCTGGACGCAGTGGCTCTTCCTCAGGTTCTACGAGAAAGGCCTGGCTTACAAGGCGGAGGCCAGGGCGAACTGGTGCCCTTCCTGCCGCACCGTACTCGCCAACGAGCAGGTGATAAACGGCCACTGCGAGCGCTGCGAGACCCTGGTGGTGCAGAAGGCGCTGAACCAGTGGTTCTTCCGCATCACGGATTACGCCGAGAGACTCCTCGCGGACATGGACGAGCTGGCAGGCTGGCCCGAGGGAGTGCTCACCATGCAGCGCAACTGGATCGGGCGATCAGAGGGGTGCGAGGTGGTCTTCCGCCTGGGGGAGACGGGCCGGGAGCTGCCCATCTTCACCACCCGCCCCGACACCCTGTGGGGGGTGACCTTCTTCCTGCTGGCTCCGGAACACCCCCTGGCCGACGAGCTGACCGCGGGCACGCCTTACGAGAAGGACCTGGCGGCCTTCCGGGAAAGGCTGCGCGGGGTCTCCGATATCGAGCGCACGGCCATGGAGACGGTGAAGGACGGCGTCTTCACGGGCGCCTACGCCGTGAACCCGGTGAACGGAGAGAGGGTGCCCATCTGGGCCGCCAACTTCGTGCTCATGGAGTACGGCACCGGGGCGGTGATGGCCGTGCCCGCCCATGACCAGCGGGACTTCGAGTTCGCGCGCTCCTACGGGCTTCCCATCCGGGTGGTTATCCAGCCGCCGGGGCAGGAGCTCGATCCCGACACCATGACCGAGGCCTACGAGGGACCCGGCACCATGGTCAACTCGCAACAGTTTGACGGCACCGACAGCGAGGTGGGCAAGCTGGAGGTGATACCCGATTACCTGGCGGAGAAAGGCTGGGGCCGCAGGACGGTCAACTACCGCCTGCGCGACTGGCTCATCTCGCGCCAGCGCTACTGGGGAGTGCCCATTCCCATCGTCTACTGCGATAAGTGCGGCATGCAGCCCGTCCCCGATGCCGACCTGCCGGTGCTGCTCCCCGAGGACGTGCAGTTCATCTTCGAGGGCCCCTCGCCCCTGGAGCGCTCCCAGGAGTTCCGCGAGGCCGTCTGCCCGGCCTGCGGCGGCGGTGCGGTGCGGGAGACCGATACCATGGACACCTTCGTCGATTCGTCATGGTACTACATCCGCTACGCCAGCCCGCGGGAGGAAAGCCGGCCCTTCGACCCCGAGGCGGTGAGCTACTGGCTGCCCGTGGACCAGTATATCGGAGGCATCGAGCACGCCATCATGCACCTGCTCTACTCGCGCTTCTTCACCAAGGTCCTGTTCGACCTGGGGCTGGTGGGGTTCGACGAGCCCTTCACCAACCTGCTCTGCCAGGGCATGGTGGTGATGGGGGGCGCCAAGATGAGCAAGTCCAAGGGCAACATCATCACCCCCGACCAGTTCTTCGACCTCTACGGCGCGGACACCCTGCGGCTGTTCATACTCTTCCTGGGCCCGCCCGAGGCGGACAAGGAGTGGAGCGAATCCGGGATAGATGGCGCACACCGCTTCCTCCACCGCGTGTGGCGGCTGGTTGACCGCTACCTGGGCATCCTCACCTTCAAGACCCAGCCGGTCCCGCGCGATTCCGAGGTGCTCCGCCGCCTCTCCTATCTCACCCACGCGACCATCAGAAAGGTGACGGGGGATATCGAGCGCTTCGCCTTCAATACGGCCATCGCGGCCATCATGGAGTTCACCAACGGGCTCTACAAGGCCATCGAGGAAGCACCCGACGCCTTCAATACCTACGAAGGCCACGAGGCCATAAGAAGCCTGATCCTCCTGCTCGCGCCCTTTGCCCCCTTCATCTGCGAGGAGCTGTGGGAGGAAGCGGGCGGGGAGTTCAGCGTGCATACCCAGCCCTGGCCGGAATACGACGAGGAGCTGGCACGCGCGGAGCGTGTCACCCTGGTGGTCCAGATAAACGGCAAGGTAAGGGAGCGCTTAGAGGTCGACGCCGACATCTCCCGCGAGGAGATGGAGTATGTTGCCATGAGCTCGGAGCGCATCAGCGCCCTGCTGCAGGACAAAGAGACCGTGAAGGTCATCGTGGTGCCGGGCAAACTGGTGAACATCGTGGCCCGCTGA
- a CDS encoding poly(R)-hydroxyalkanoic acid synthase subunit PhaE has protein sequence MQEKTDPWPDVWKKWQEMQAGMFRDWMGAWSRMAAPSRGGGGEAGSASLPDAMDYYRQWAAYTREMMEKFAVPSQGIGPDTYMKMFQATDVYSRLYAMWMQMFEAYRKAVGEGGEYDFEAVSKALEEWAGEYRDIVQRVFAPALPEQLRWIAELYDAEIPLLMAGLATHLWSPWLEYSRGLMDSGLKMERPSVDAATEVYEGWRKAYEESFGRLLRAPAMGYYREAAEKLGHAVDSITEFNIVLTEFYAALQGAGAQSFQKLQEKLASVQAEGEAEPMSFREFYRLWWETSEELYIELFRTEEFARLQGKLVDRGMQFRRDFQAYVEEVTKELPFPNRSEMDHLYKTVDRLKREVRTLKKELKELRAAGGEG, from the coding sequence ATGCAGGAAAAGACAGATCCGTGGCCGGATGTGTGGAAAAAGTGGCAGGAGATGCAGGCGGGCATGTTCCGGGACTGGATGGGTGCCTGGAGCCGCATGGCGGCACCGTCTCGGGGCGGCGGAGGGGAGGCGGGTTCGGCGTCGTTGCCTGACGCGATGGACTACTATCGACAGTGGGCCGCGTATACGCGGGAGATGATGGAGAAGTTCGCCGTGCCGAGCCAGGGTATCGGCCCCGATACGTACATGAAGATGTTCCAGGCTACAGACGTCTACTCGCGACTCTATGCCATGTGGATGCAGATGTTCGAAGCCTACCGCAAGGCCGTGGGGGAGGGCGGCGAGTACGACTTCGAGGCGGTCAGCAAAGCGCTGGAGGAATGGGCCGGGGAGTACCGCGATATCGTGCAGAGGGTCTTCGCGCCGGCCCTGCCGGAGCAGCTGCGGTGGATAGCCGAGCTGTATGACGCCGAGATACCCCTGCTCATGGCGGGGCTTGCGACCCATCTCTGGTCGCCCTGGCTCGAGTACTCCCGCGGCCTCATGGACAGCGGCCTGAAGATGGAGAGGCCCTCCGTCGACGCGGCCACCGAGGTCTACGAGGGGTGGAGGAAGGCATACGAGGAGAGCTTCGGGAGGCTGCTGCGCGCCCCGGCCATGGGGTACTACCGGGAAGCGGCGGAGAAGCTCGGGCATGCCGTGGACTCCATCACCGAGTTCAATATCGTCCTCACGGAGTTTTACGCGGCCCTCCAGGGGGCGGGTGCGCAGTCCTTCCAGAAGCTGCAGGAGAAACTGGCCTCCGTGCAGGCGGAGGGAGAAGCCGAGCCCATGTCCTTCCGGGAATTCTACCGCCTGTGGTGGGAGACCAGCGAGGAACTCTACATCGAGCTCTTCCGCACCGAGGAGTTCGCCAGGCTGCAGGGGAAACTGGTGGACAGGGGCATGCAGTTCAGGCGCGATTTCCAGGCATATGTGGAGGAGGTCACAAAGGAGCTTCCCTTCCCGAACCGCTCGGAGATGGACCATCTCTACAAGACCGTGGACCGGCTGAAGCGCGAGGTCAGGACCTTGAAGAAGGAGCTCAAGGAGCTCAGGGCGGCCGGAGGGGAGGGATAG
- a CDS encoding MaoC/PaaZ C-terminal domain-containing protein, translating into MPIDLSVVGKELPPLDYEYTTRDVMLYNLGIGAGYEADELKFVYENGLEAIPTFGVIPPFPALMGLVAVEGVDINLVMLVHGEQYLEIRKPIPTSGKLTTKPKIAAVWDKTKGAVIDLDADTVDESGEVVFYNTFSSFIRGEGGFGGERGPEPGNEPPDRDPDKVLELKTLPIQSMIYRLSGDYNPLHVDPNFAAMAGFDRPIIHGLCTFGHAGRAVLREYCGNDTSKFKAIKVRFSRPAFPGDTIVTQMWQEADDKIVFRCTTLERPEEYCITNAAVWLNP; encoded by the coding sequence ATGCCGATCGATCTGTCAGTAGTAGGGAAGGAATTGCCGCCGCTCGACTACGAATACACCACCCGGGACGTCATGCTCTACAATCTGGGTATCGGTGCCGGCTACGAGGCGGACGAACTGAAGTTCGTGTACGAGAACGGCCTGGAAGCCATACCCACCTTCGGGGTCATCCCGCCCTTCCCGGCCCTCATGGGCCTGGTGGCGGTGGAGGGGGTAGACATCAACCTGGTCATGCTGGTCCACGGCGAGCAGTACCTGGAGATCCGCAAGCCCATCCCCACCTCGGGCAAGCTCACCACCAAGCCGAAGATCGCCGCGGTGTGGGACAAGACCAAGGGCGCGGTCATCGACCTGGATGCCGACACCGTGGACGAGTCGGGAGAGGTGGTCTTCTACAACACCTTTTCCAGTTTCATCCGCGGCGAGGGCGGGTTCGGCGGAGAGCGCGGCCCGGAACCGGGCAACGAGCCCCCCGACCGCGACCCCGACAAGGTCTTAGAGCTGAAGACCCTTCCCATCCAGTCCATGATCTACCGCCTGTCGGGTGACTACAATCCCCTGCACGTCGACCCGAACTTCGCCGCCATGGCAGGATTCGACCGGCCCATAATCCACGGCTTGTGTACCTTCGGCCACGCGGGACGTGCGGTGCTGCGCGAGTACTGCGGCAACGACACCTCCAAGTTCAAGGCCATCAAGGTGCGCTTCAGCCGCCCGGCGTTTCCCGGCGACACCATCGTCACCCAGATGTGGCAGGAGGCTGACGACAAGATCGTCTTCCGCTGCACCACCCTCGAGCGCCCGGAGGAGTACTGCATCACCAACGCGGCGGTTTGGTTGAACCCTTAG
- a CDS encoding 4Fe-4S dicluster-binding protein translates to MNEEDLYEKLAERILTKGSKFIPDLFRMVADEDEARIMLATPGTAPELAEKLGYSLEEMEEKLDFLYRKGLIFKAAKPQGTLYRMGRDITQFHDATILWDGVTQEYLDLWRRQTQEELPDYINMVSMILPKPVTRVVTVGQPVEARQNVLAYDDVEQIVKDAGRLAVAKCTCRLVDGKCGKPLEVCLQLGKGADYAIDRGSGREISVEEAMEIVRMAEEAGLIHVAMNKMYGSHIICNCCEDCCVAFGLPIPATAIVDPSRFLAVVDEDACSGCGDCVGRCFFDAITLQERDGEEVSAIDAELCMGCGLCQVTCPEDAISMKVVREESFIPNY, encoded by the coding sequence ATGAACGAGGAAGACCTGTACGAGAAGTTGGCCGAGCGCATACTCACCAAGGGGAGCAAGTTCATACCTGACCTCTTCCGCATGGTCGCGGATGAAGACGAGGCACGTATCATGCTGGCGACCCCCGGCACCGCCCCCGAGCTGGCCGAGAAGCTCGGGTACTCCCTTGAGGAGATGGAGGAGAAGCTCGATTTCCTCTATCGCAAGGGCCTCATCTTCAAGGCCGCAAAGCCCCAGGGCACCCTGTACCGCATGGGGCGCGACATCACCCAGTTTCACGACGCCACCATCCTCTGGGACGGCGTGACCCAGGAATACCTCGACCTGTGGCGGCGCCAGACCCAGGAGGAGCTGCCGGACTACATCAACATGGTCAGCATGATCCTGCCCAAGCCGGTCACGCGCGTTGTGACCGTCGGCCAGCCGGTGGAGGCGAGGCAGAACGTCCTCGCCTACGATGACGTGGAACAGATAGTCAAGGACGCTGGTCGCCTGGCCGTGGCCAAGTGCACCTGCCGCCTGGTGGACGGCAAGTGCGGCAAACCCCTGGAGGTCTGCCTGCAGCTGGGCAAGGGCGCCGATTACGCCATCGACCGGGGCAGCGGCCGCGAGATCAGCGTCGAGGAGGCCATGGAGATCGTCCGCATGGCCGAGGAGGCCGGCCTCATCCACGTGGCCATGAACAAGATGTACGGCAGCCATATCATCTGCAACTGCTGCGAGGACTGCTGCGTTGCCTTCGGACTGCCCATCCCCGCAACCGCCATCGTCGATCCCAGCCGCTTCCTGGCGGTGGTGGACGAGGACGCCTGCAGCGGTTGCGGCGACTGCGTCGGCCGCTGCTTCTTCGACGCCATAACGCTGCAGGAGCGTGACGGCGAGGAGGTTTCGGCGATCGACGCCGAGCTGTGCATGGGGTGCGGGCTGTGCCAGGTGACATGCCCCGAGGACGCGATCTCCATGAAAGTGGTGCGCGAGGAGTCCTTCATCCCCAACTACTAA
- the phaC gene encoding class III poly(R)-hydroxyalkanoic acid synthase subunit PhaC, translated as MFKEFMDPNFFVEELEDINRKLVKGAEILTTISDVEVEPTPKELVFEEDKMKLYHYLPGDALTCPTPILICYALVNRQYMMDLQSDRSLIRNLLGQGLDIYIIDWGYPDHGDRYVTMEDYIDVYLNDCVDFVRDRTGCDRINLLGVCQGGTFSIIYSALYPEKIRNLITMVAPVDFHTTDGLLNVWSQYMDIDNMVDTMGIIPGEFMNVGFLMLKPFQLMVDKYVGLMDNLDDPATVANFVRMEKWIFDSPAQAGEAYRKFLKDLYQENKLVKGELMIGDRRVDLGRITMPLLNIYATEDHLVPPASTIPLNDLVGSEDKTLYSFPGGHIGIYVSSRSQKELAPSVSEFLIERCPEGRDGHQVCGLPALGTEEHPQAKMRAAARSSKPAASKKGGAAAKKKGGAAKKPPAKKEAAPARKAAAKKKAVPGKATKAGQAKKA; from the coding sequence ATGTTCAAGGAGTTCATGGACCCCAATTTCTTCGTGGAGGAGCTGGAGGACATCAACCGCAAGCTGGTAAAGGGCGCCGAGATCCTCACCACCATCAGCGACGTCGAGGTGGAGCCCACGCCCAAGGAGCTGGTATTCGAAGAGGACAAGATGAAGCTCTACCATTATCTGCCAGGCGATGCCCTCACCTGTCCGACGCCCATCCTCATCTGTTACGCCCTGGTCAACCGGCAGTACATGATGGACCTGCAGTCCGACCGCAGCCTCATCCGCAACCTCCTGGGACAGGGGCTGGACATCTACATCATCGACTGGGGCTACCCCGACCACGGCGACCGCTACGTGACAATGGAGGACTACATCGACGTGTACCTCAATGATTGCGTGGATTTCGTGCGGGATAGGACCGGATGCGACCGCATCAACCTGTTGGGCGTATGCCAGGGCGGCACCTTTTCCATTATCTATTCGGCGCTCTACCCGGAGAAGATCCGCAACCTCATCACCATGGTGGCGCCGGTCGACTTCCACACCACGGACGGGCTGCTCAACGTATGGAGCCAGTACATGGACATCGACAACATGGTGGACACGATGGGCATCATCCCGGGCGAGTTCATGAACGTAGGCTTCCTCATGCTCAAGCCGTTCCAGCTCATGGTGGACAAATACGTCGGGCTCATGGACAACCTGGACGACCCCGCCACGGTGGCCAATTTCGTGCGCATGGAGAAATGGATCTTCGACAGCCCGGCCCAGGCGGGAGAGGCATACCGCAAGTTCCTGAAGGACCTCTACCAAGAGAACAAACTGGTAAAGGGAGAGCTGATGATAGGGGACCGGCGCGTCGATCTGGGACGTATCACCATGCCCCTGCTCAACATCTATGCCACCGAGGACCACCTGGTCCCCCCGGCTTCTACCATCCCCTTGAACGACCTGGTGGGGAGCGAGGACAAGACCCTGTACAGCTTCCCCGGGGGACACATAGGCATCTACGTCAGCTCGCGCTCACAGAAGGAGCTGGCGCCGTCCGTCTCCGAGTTCCTCATCGAACGCTGCCCGGAGGGCAGGGACGGGCACCAGGTATGCGGCCTTCCCGCCTTGGGGACCGAGGAACACCCACAGGCGAAGATGAGGGCGGCCGCCAGGAGTTCCAAGCCGGCTGCGTCAAAGAAGGGGGGAGCGGCCGCGAAGAAGAAGGGCGGAGCGGCCAAGAAGCCGCCCGCAAAGAAGGAGGCCGCGCCTGCCAGGAAGGCTGCCGCCAAGAAGAAGGCCGTGCCGGGGAAGGCAACAAAGGCGGGGCAGGCGAAGAAGGCCTGA
- a CDS encoding tRNA 4-thiouridine(8) synthase ThiI: MAEGKETARSARRAIVLFSGGLDSLLALELLRRCGVVVLPMTFVTPFFGSGAAEKAAVRLDLGLEVRDITARHLEVLKHPRYGYGRNMNPCIDCHALMVRVALEHLGELEADFVATGEVLGERPKSQNRQALELVARASGAGDLLLRPLSARLLPETLPEREGWVERACLLDLSGRSRRRQMDLAQEWGIGEYESPAGGCLLTDASFSARLRELMTRVPGFDGADAAAVREGRVFWAGSTLIVLGRRHEENLRLVEIALPTDLLLREKDVPGPTALVRAYPRGAAPNRKELKEAARLLGIYGKRKKPLQAREVTEVFREPGGNAHRDGDGGAPPQSADAEL, from the coding sequence ATGGCAGAAGGAAAAGAGACCGCCAGATCGGCTAGAAGGGCGATAGTCCTCTTCTCGGGCGGACTGGACTCGCTGCTGGCGTTGGAGCTGTTGCGGCGATGCGGCGTGGTTGTCCTGCCCATGACCTTCGTAACACCCTTCTTCGGCAGCGGGGCAGCCGAGAAGGCCGCGGTCCGTCTCGACCTGGGGTTGGAGGTCAGAGATATCACCGCGCGCCATCTCGAGGTGCTCAAGCATCCCCGCTACGGCTACGGCAGGAACATGAATCCCTGCATCGACTGTCACGCTCTCATGGTCCGGGTGGCCCTGGAACACCTCGGGGAACTGGAAGCGGACTTCGTGGCCACGGGCGAGGTGCTGGGGGAGAGGCCGAAGAGCCAGAACCGACAGGCCCTGGAGCTGGTGGCCAGGGCATCGGGGGCGGGGGACCTGTTGCTGCGCCCCCTTTCGGCCAGGCTCCTGCCCGAGACGTTACCCGAGCGGGAAGGATGGGTGGAACGCGCATGTCTCCTCGATCTCTCGGGGCGTTCCCGCCGCCGCCAGATGGACCTGGCACAGGAGTGGGGGATAGGGGAGTACGAGAGCCCGGCCGGGGGCTGCCTGCTCACCGACGCCTCCTTCAGCGCGCGCCTGCGCGAGCTCATGACCAGGGTGCCCGGGTTCGACGGCGCGGACGCCGCGGCCGTCAGGGAGGGGCGCGTCTTCTGGGCGGGGAGCACCCTCATCGTCCTGGGACGCAGGCACGAGGAGAACCTGCGACTGGTCGAGATCGCCCTGCCCACGGACCTGCTCCTGCGCGAGAAGGACGTCCCCGGGCCCACCGCGCTGGTGCGTGCCTATCCCCGCGGCGCCGCCCCCAACCGCAAGGAACTCAAGGAGGCCGCCCGTCTTCTGGGCATCTACGGAAAAAGGAAGAAGCCCCTGCAGGCACGGGAGGTGACGGAGGTGTTCCGGGAACCAGGCGGGAACGCTCACCGAGACGGTGATGGCGGTGCTCCTCCCCAGTCGGCGGATGCGGAGCTCTAG
- a CDS encoding MFS transporter, which yields MKRLLVLVCVVIFVDSLGYGVVVPVMPVYASELGIGELGLGMLFASYALGNIVAAVPFGILSDRAGRRPFLVFGMVAMAGAFVLYAYATTYAALFLSRFLDGVTAAATWSVGLAIIAEVYPAGERGSSMGMVMAAMGAGSIAGPALGGVLYDWLGYKAPFLLVAAFCVAGGILALASRELKSLPRGGNRSDYRDMMRKVLAYPGMVLVIVVVMMGTVSLGLLEPLFPVFLQDNLGLGSTGIGLLFALTVLAYSLSSPLVGKIADRSGKKGIMTLGLVATAVVVPPLAFSRNLALTAVLFALSGISIALFETPTLPFIADRIAGGGEGDVYGTAYGVFNMAWAVGYILGPAAGGFLASRHGLPTTMIVLSVPLLFLAWLVWDSLR from the coding sequence TTGAAAAGGCTCCTGGTGCTGGTGTGCGTGGTCATCTTCGTGGACAGCCTGGGCTACGGCGTGGTGGTCCCGGTCATGCCCGTTTACGCCAGCGAACTGGGTATCGGCGAGTTGGGCCTGGGCATGCTCTTCGCCTCGTACGCGCTGGGCAATATCGTGGCCGCCGTGCCCTTCGGCATCCTCTCGGACCGCGCCGGGCGCCGGCCTTTTCTGGTCTTCGGTATGGTGGCCATGGCGGGCGCCTTCGTTCTCTACGCCTACGCAACGACCTATGCCGCGCTCTTCCTCTCGCGCTTTCTCGATGGGGTGACCGCGGCGGCCACCTGGTCGGTGGGGCTGGCCATCATCGCCGAGGTCTATCCGGCGGGGGAGCGGGGGAGCAGCATGGGCATGGTGATGGCGGCGATGGGAGCCGGATCCATCGCCGGGCCGGCCCTGGGGGGCGTCCTCTACGACTGGCTGGGATACAAGGCACCCTTCCTGCTGGTAGCGGCCTTCTGCGTGGCGGGAGGCATCCTGGCCCTTGCGAGCCGCGAGCTGAAGAGCTTGCCGCGGGGCGGTAACCGTTCAGACTACCGCGACATGATGCGCAAGGTGCTCGCCTATCCCGGCATGGTGCTGGTCATCGTCGTCGTGATGATGGGCACGGTCAGCCTGGGACTGCTGGAGCCGCTCTTCCCCGTCTTTCTCCAGGACAACCTGGGCCTCGGCAGCACCGGGATCGGGTTGCTGTTCGCCCTCACCGTCCTGGCATACTCGCTGAGCAGCCCGCTGGTGGGAAAGATCGCCGACCGCTCGGGCAAGAAAGGCATCATGACCCTTGGCCTCGTGGCCACGGCAGTGGTGGTCCCCCCGCTGGCGTTCTCGCGCAACCTCGCCCTCACCGCCGTCCTCTTCGCCCTCAGCGGCATATCCATAGCCTTGTTCGAGACCCCCACCCTGCCCTTCATAGCCGACAGGATTGCCGGTGGAGGGGAAGGGGACGTGTACGGCACCGCCTACGGCGTATTCAACATGGCCTGGGCTGTCGGATACATCCTTGGTCCGGCCGCCGGGGGTTTCCTGGCCTCGCGCCACGGGCTGCCTACCACCATGATCGTCCTGTCGGTGCCGCTCCTGTTTCTGGCCTGGCTTGTCTGGGACAGTTTAAGATAG
- a CDS encoding DUF4190 domain-containing protein, whose translation MEEGVGYKACMRCGKLMPDGAAFCNSCGADLGAAASPGLQGAVGPQDFKSAMGLGGTPQAVPPPVPPGEAPPSPGQPPPVPPGPYPAYGPYPLVSGQRRTDDLAVVSLVCALASFLILPILPAVAAIATGFVSRERIRDSGGMLGGSGFALAGILVGALNLLLVLGLVILSLLVYTST comes from the coding sequence ATGGAAGAAGGCGTGGGTTACAAGGCGTGCATGCGCTGCGGCAAGCTCATGCCTGACGGGGCGGCTTTCTGCAATTCCTGCGGCGCCGACCTCGGGGCCGCGGCGTCACCGGGCCTGCAGGGAGCGGTGGGGCCGCAGGATTTCAAGTCCGCCATGGGGCTGGGCGGCACCCCGCAGGCCGTTCCACCACCCGTGCCTCCCGGGGAAGCGCCGCCTTCCCCCGGCCAGCCGCCGCCGGTCCCGCCCGGGCCATATCCCGCCTACGGGCCTTATCCACTGGTGAGCGGGCAGCGCCGCACCGATGACCTGGCTGTCGTGTCCCTGGTATGCGCCTTGGCCAGTTTCCTAATCCTGCCGATATTGCCGGCCGTGGCCGCCATCGCGACGGGCTTCGTGTCGCGCGAACGCATCCGAGACAGCGGGGGCATGCTGGGGGGGAGCGGTTTCGCCCTGGCAGGCATCCTGGTGGGGGCGCTGAACCTGCTCCTGGTGCTCGGCCTCGTCATCCTCTCCCTGCTGGTCTACACGTCTACCTGA